A single region of the Raphanus sativus cultivar WK10039 chromosome 1, ASM80110v3, whole genome shotgun sequence genome encodes:
- the LOC108853759 gene encoding protein SRC2 homolog — MECRPLDLTIISAEDLKDVQLIGKQDLYAVVSINRDARTKQKTKVDKDCGTKPKWRHQMKLTVDDAAARDGRLALVVEIVADRPIAGDKPVGEVSVPVKELLDQNDGGGGEEKTVTYAVKLPNGKAKGYLKFSFKFGEKYTFGGPSSGPGPLTLEHKSMDPPVTAYPPGQGAPVAYPPGPYPPPGHDDKHGGGGVYGYPPPGGPAGYPPAGPGGYPPPGAYGGYPPPQQGGYPGYPPQGPGYGYPPQGPGYGYAPQGPYGYPQQQGYGGKPQKPKKHGGGGMGLGLGLGAGLLGGLLVGEAIDDIADMGGDFDF, encoded by the coding sequence ATGGAGTGTAGACCGTTGGATCTGACGATTATATCCGCGGAGGATCTCAAAGACGTCCAACTGATCGGCAAGCAGGACCTATACGCCGTCGTTTCCATCAACCGCGACGCGAGGACGAAGCAGAAGACGAAGGTCGACAAAGACTGCGGGACCAAACCCAAATGGAGACACCAGATGAAGCTCACCGTCGACGACGCCGCGGCGCGCGACGGTCGTCTCGCCCTTGTCGTCGAGATCGTGGCGGATCGTCCCATCGCCGGTGATAAACCCGTCGGAGAGGTTAGCGTTCCGGTGAAGGAGCTTCTGGACCAGAACGACGGCGGCGGCGGGGAGGAGAAGACGGTGACGTACGCGGTGAAGCTGCCTAACGGGAAGGCCAAAGGTTATCTCAAATTCTCTTTTAAGTTCGGTGAAAAGTATACTTTCGGGGGACCTTCGAGTGGGCCTGGCCCATTGACTCTGGAGCATAAGTCTATGGATCCGCCTGTCACGGCTTACCCGCCTGGACAAGGTGCTCCGGTTGCATATCCGCCGGGTCCATACCCACCACCAGGACATGACGACAAACACGGCGGCGGTGGTGTTTACGGTTATCCTCCACCTGGTGGTCCCGCTGGTTATCCTCCAGCCGGCCCTGGTGGGTATCCGCCACCCGGCGCATACGGTGGATATCCACCTCCACAGCAAGGAGGCTACCCGGGTTATCCACCACAGGGTCCAGGCTATGGATATCCGCCGCAGGGTCCAGGCTATGGATACGCACCGCAGGGTCCGTATGGTTACCCTCAACAGCAAGGTTATGGTGGTAAACCGCAGAAACCGAAGAAGCATGGAGGAGGTGGAATGGGTCTAGGACTTGGACTTGGAGCTGGATTGTTGGGTGGGTTGCTGGTTGGTGAAGCTATTGATGATATAGCAGATATGGGTGGCGACTTTGATTTCTGA
- the LOC108863543 gene encoding uncharacterized protein LOC108863543 isoform X1 has translation MRNPPPPFVITSKLVPTPLVVFLRFKERQYFDWVLLMEEENNVMEETALIEDSSSDVEFACGDPKVEPRVGDEFQADIPPILSASQRALFLSTPPLPLDDDSSYSFLIGQPVQLTWIDKHPKGDDDDDDVDMNQSLKSFRAKRSRYSAKSDKKNPKSKKQRLKNLEAVPEIPSSSWEDHEVASFVLGLYTFGKNFTQVKKFMETKGTGDILLFYFGKFYNSAGYHTWSDSRKKRSRKCVYGRKLYSGWRQQLMLSRLIPSVSDESQIQKLVNVSKSFAEGKTTLEKYIDALKDLVGLRLLVDAVAIGKGKEDLTVRTSAPPPVKTKPWFTVSPKSSSSGLGPAYASLTSADIINQLKGSSRLSKARCSDIFWEAVWPRLLARGWHSEKPKDRSYNTSKDNIVFIVPGVKRFSRGELVKGDHYFDSVSDILAKVASEPELLEFETGGVNVVAENSSDQSDEEESSSPSGSQRHRYLKSPCSSSSRGNLQMRFTVVDTSLAAGGKLCDLRNLKEKYIVSEAKTGLGDKGSSLSSQKVETPQVMPLDAPMRFVIVDSSLDHSKKWSGLRRWKRLPSDDSSIKQEESLERVKDPPKRMIKHRGETNHHSVKSAAPSLKRRRLSACIKREKSLSKEEPESDQLSLSAVQHQNNTREEMDEEDKERYESVDHMKLKSDQSEKTGTGPSSYEAVETQEIVAESKPIGLSSIPGVDNDCSPEEVRRSHELVSSEHDSKGSCSVSGSEERRVSKDPEQEQEEVELPPITGANINSSPSKDLASTQEICSSEHDQQANNTDAPRRHSTRKRPLTTRALEALESGFLTTETVKSTVKPRKRERSSKRKRSAKVSNRAQLLPDNGIAAIMEQRGGEEESKATASNNPLNQIEDTKPSFILNGATTTESKALDQRHDSKPVKAEHPKLPPIILKLSLKRSRASET, from the exons AGAGACAATATTTTGATTGGGTTCTTCTGATGGAGGAGGAAAACAATGTTATGGAAGAAACAGCTCTCATCGAAGATTCTTCTTCTGATGTTGAATTTGCCTGTGGAGATCCAAAAGTTGAGCCTCGTGTTGGAGACGAGTTTCAGGCTGACATTCCTCCTATCTTGTCTGCATCCCAACGTGCACTGTTTCTTTCAACTCCTCCTCTACCTTTGGATGATGATTCCTCATACTCTTTTCTCATCGGACAACCTGTTCAACTAACGTGGATAGACAAACATCCaaaaggagatgatgatgatgatgatgttgacaTGAACCAATCTTTGAAATCTTTTAGAGCAAAAAGAAGTCGTTACTCTGCTAAGAGTGACAAGAAGAATCCGAAATCCAAGAAGCAGAGATTGAAAAATCTCGAGGCTGTTCCGGAGATACCATCCAGTTCTTGGGAAGATCATGAGGTTGCCAGCTTTGTTCTCGGTCTTTATACATTCGGGAAGAACTTCACTCAGGTGAAGAAGTTCATGGAGACCAAAGGAACAGGAGATATACTCTTGTTTTACTTTGGCAAGTTCTACAACTCAGCTGGATACCACACCTGGTCTGATTCACGCAAGAAGCGTAGCAGGAAATGTGTATACGGAAGAAAACTCTATTCAGGTTGGAGGCAACAGCTGATGCTATCCCGTTTGATTCCTTCCGTCTCTGATGAATCTCAGATACAGAAGCTTGTGAAT GTCTCAAAGTCATTTGCTGAAGGGAAGACCACTCTGGAGAAATACATAGACGCGTTGAAGGATCTTGTGGGTCTCAGGCTTCTGGTAGACGCTGTGGCCATTGGCAAAGGCAAAGAGGATCTCACAGTTCGTACATCAGCGCCACCACCAGTTAAGACCAAACCATGGTTCACTGTTTCTCcaaagtcttcttcttctggctTAGGTCCGGCTTACGCTTCACTCACCTCTGCCGACATAATAAACCAGTTGAAAGGCAGTTCACGTCTAAGCAAAGCTCGTTGCAGCGACATCTTCTGGGAAGCCGTGTGGCCGCGTCTGCTAGCCAGAGGATGGCACTCGGAGAAGCCAAAGGACAGAAGCTATAATACATCTAAGGATAACATTGTTTTCATCGTCCCTGGAGTGAAACGGTTCTCGAGAGGGGAGCTTGTGAAAGGCGATCATTACTTTGATTCCGTCAGTGACATTCTAGCTAAGGTTGCTTCAGAGCCTGAGCTTCTTGAGTTTGAAACAGGAGGAGTGAACGTTGTTGCGGAGAACTCTTCTGACCAATCAGATGAAGAAGAGTCTTCCTCCCCGTCTGGTAGTCAAAGACACCGTTACCTCAAGTCTCCATGCTCTTCTTCTAGCCGTGGGAACCTGCAGATGAGATTCACTGTCGTCGACACTAGTTTGGCTGCTGGAGGGAAACTGTGTGATCTGCGGAATCTGAAAGAAAAGTATATAGTCTCTGAGGCAAAGACTGGTTTAGgagacaaaggttcttccctgtcAAGTCAGAAAGTGGAAACGCCCCAAGTGATGCCTCTGGACGCTCCGATGCGGTTCGTTATTGTTGATTCGAGTCTAGACCACAGTAAAAAATGGTCCGGTTTAAGGAGATGGAAACGTTTACCAAGTGATGATTCTAGCATAAAGCAGGAAGAGAGTTTGGAGAGGGTTAAGGATCCACCAAAGAGGATGATCAAGCATAGAGGAGAAACTAATCATCATTCAGTAAAGTCTGCTGCTCCGTCGTTGAAACGCAGACGGCTCAGTGCTTGCATAAAGAGGGAGAAGAGCCTCTCTAAAGAGGAACCTGAATCAGACCAGTTAAGTTTAAGTGCGGTCCAACACCAAAACAACACTCGTGAAGAGATGGATGAGGAGGACAAAGAGAGATATGAATCGGTTGATCATATGAAGTTAAAGTCTGATCAATCAGAAAAGACTGGGACTGGACCGTCTTCTTATGAGGCTGTTGAGACCCAAGAGATAGTGGCAGAGAGCAAACCGATTGGGTTAAGTTCGATCCCTGGTGTGGACAATGACTGTTCTCCAGAGGAGGTAAGAAGAAGCCATGAACTCGTTTCATCAGAACATGACTCAAAGGGGTCTTGTTCAGTGTCAGGCTCAGAGGAAAGACGTGTTTCCAAAGATCCGGAGCAAGAGCAAGAAGAAGTTGAGCTCCCTCCCATTACAGGCGCAAACATCAATAGCTCTCCTTCCAAAGATCTAGCAAGTACTCAAGAAATTTGTTCATCAGAACACGACCAACAGGCTAATAATACAGATGCTCCTAGGAGACATAGCACAAGAAAGCGACCACTGACCACCAGGGCTCTGGAAGCTCTCGAATCTGGTTTTCTTACAACCGAGACAGTAAAAAGCACGGTTAAACCAAGAAAACGTGAAAGATCTTCGAAGAGAAAACGGTCAGCTAAAGTGAGTAACAGAGCACAGCTTTTGCCAGACAATGGGATTGCAGCTATTATGGAGcaaagaggaggagaagaagaaagcaaagCAACAGCAAGTAACAACCCTTTGAATCAGATAGAGGATACAAAGCCTAGCTTTATTCTTAACGGAGCCACCACAACTGAGAGCAAGGCTCTGGACCAAAGACATGATTCAAAGCCAGTGAAAGCTGAACATCCTAAACTTCCACCGATCATTTTAAAGCTTTCACTTAAGCGTAGCAGAGCTTCAGAGACTTAA
- the LOC108863543 gene encoding uncharacterized protein LOC108863543 isoform X2, whose amino-acid sequence MEEENNVMEETALIEDSSSDVEFACGDPKVEPRVGDEFQADIPPILSASQRALFLSTPPLPLDDDSSYSFLIGQPVQLTWIDKHPKGDDDDDDVDMNQSLKSFRAKRSRYSAKSDKKNPKSKKQRLKNLEAVPEIPSSSWEDHEVASFVLGLYTFGKNFTQVKKFMETKGTGDILLFYFGKFYNSAGYHTWSDSRKKRSRKCVYGRKLYSGWRQQLMLSRLIPSVSDESQIQKLVNVSKSFAEGKTTLEKYIDALKDLVGLRLLVDAVAIGKGKEDLTVRTSAPPPVKTKPWFTVSPKSSSSGLGPAYASLTSADIINQLKGSSRLSKARCSDIFWEAVWPRLLARGWHSEKPKDRSYNTSKDNIVFIVPGVKRFSRGELVKGDHYFDSVSDILAKVASEPELLEFETGGVNVVAENSSDQSDEEESSSPSGSQRHRYLKSPCSSSSRGNLQMRFTVVDTSLAAGGKLCDLRNLKEKYIVSEAKTGLGDKGSSLSSQKVETPQVMPLDAPMRFVIVDSSLDHSKKWSGLRRWKRLPSDDSSIKQEESLERVKDPPKRMIKHRGETNHHSVKSAAPSLKRRRLSACIKREKSLSKEEPESDQLSLSAVQHQNNTREEMDEEDKERYESVDHMKLKSDQSEKTGTGPSSYEAVETQEIVAESKPIGLSSIPGVDNDCSPEEVRRSHELVSSEHDSKGSCSVSGSEERRVSKDPEQEQEEVELPPITGANINSSPSKDLASTQEICSSEHDQQANNTDAPRRHSTRKRPLTTRALEALESGFLTTETVKSTVKPRKRERSSKRKRSAKVSNRAQLLPDNGIAAIMEQRGGEEESKATASNNPLNQIEDTKPSFILNGATTTESKALDQRHDSKPVKAEHPKLPPIILKLSLKRSRASET is encoded by the exons ATGGAGGAGGAAAACAATGTTATGGAAGAAACAGCTCTCATCGAAGATTCTTCTTCTGATGTTGAATTTGCCTGTGGAGATCCAAAAGTTGAGCCTCGTGTTGGAGACGAGTTTCAGGCTGACATTCCTCCTATCTTGTCTGCATCCCAACGTGCACTGTTTCTTTCAACTCCTCCTCTACCTTTGGATGATGATTCCTCATACTCTTTTCTCATCGGACAACCTGTTCAACTAACGTGGATAGACAAACATCCaaaaggagatgatgatgatgatgatgttgacaTGAACCAATCTTTGAAATCTTTTAGAGCAAAAAGAAGTCGTTACTCTGCTAAGAGTGACAAGAAGAATCCGAAATCCAAGAAGCAGAGATTGAAAAATCTCGAGGCTGTTCCGGAGATACCATCCAGTTCTTGGGAAGATCATGAGGTTGCCAGCTTTGTTCTCGGTCTTTATACATTCGGGAAGAACTTCACTCAGGTGAAGAAGTTCATGGAGACCAAAGGAACAGGAGATATACTCTTGTTTTACTTTGGCAAGTTCTACAACTCAGCTGGATACCACACCTGGTCTGATTCACGCAAGAAGCGTAGCAGGAAATGTGTATACGGAAGAAAACTCTATTCAGGTTGGAGGCAACAGCTGATGCTATCCCGTTTGATTCCTTCCGTCTCTGATGAATCTCAGATACAGAAGCTTGTGAAT GTCTCAAAGTCATTTGCTGAAGGGAAGACCACTCTGGAGAAATACATAGACGCGTTGAAGGATCTTGTGGGTCTCAGGCTTCTGGTAGACGCTGTGGCCATTGGCAAAGGCAAAGAGGATCTCACAGTTCGTACATCAGCGCCACCACCAGTTAAGACCAAACCATGGTTCACTGTTTCTCcaaagtcttcttcttctggctTAGGTCCGGCTTACGCTTCACTCACCTCTGCCGACATAATAAACCAGTTGAAAGGCAGTTCACGTCTAAGCAAAGCTCGTTGCAGCGACATCTTCTGGGAAGCCGTGTGGCCGCGTCTGCTAGCCAGAGGATGGCACTCGGAGAAGCCAAAGGACAGAAGCTATAATACATCTAAGGATAACATTGTTTTCATCGTCCCTGGAGTGAAACGGTTCTCGAGAGGGGAGCTTGTGAAAGGCGATCATTACTTTGATTCCGTCAGTGACATTCTAGCTAAGGTTGCTTCAGAGCCTGAGCTTCTTGAGTTTGAAACAGGAGGAGTGAACGTTGTTGCGGAGAACTCTTCTGACCAATCAGATGAAGAAGAGTCTTCCTCCCCGTCTGGTAGTCAAAGACACCGTTACCTCAAGTCTCCATGCTCTTCTTCTAGCCGTGGGAACCTGCAGATGAGATTCACTGTCGTCGACACTAGTTTGGCTGCTGGAGGGAAACTGTGTGATCTGCGGAATCTGAAAGAAAAGTATATAGTCTCTGAGGCAAAGACTGGTTTAGgagacaaaggttcttccctgtcAAGTCAGAAAGTGGAAACGCCCCAAGTGATGCCTCTGGACGCTCCGATGCGGTTCGTTATTGTTGATTCGAGTCTAGACCACAGTAAAAAATGGTCCGGTTTAAGGAGATGGAAACGTTTACCAAGTGATGATTCTAGCATAAAGCAGGAAGAGAGTTTGGAGAGGGTTAAGGATCCACCAAAGAGGATGATCAAGCATAGAGGAGAAACTAATCATCATTCAGTAAAGTCTGCTGCTCCGTCGTTGAAACGCAGACGGCTCAGTGCTTGCATAAAGAGGGAGAAGAGCCTCTCTAAAGAGGAACCTGAATCAGACCAGTTAAGTTTAAGTGCGGTCCAACACCAAAACAACACTCGTGAAGAGATGGATGAGGAGGACAAAGAGAGATATGAATCGGTTGATCATATGAAGTTAAAGTCTGATCAATCAGAAAAGACTGGGACTGGACCGTCTTCTTATGAGGCTGTTGAGACCCAAGAGATAGTGGCAGAGAGCAAACCGATTGGGTTAAGTTCGATCCCTGGTGTGGACAATGACTGTTCTCCAGAGGAGGTAAGAAGAAGCCATGAACTCGTTTCATCAGAACATGACTCAAAGGGGTCTTGTTCAGTGTCAGGCTCAGAGGAAAGACGTGTTTCCAAAGATCCGGAGCAAGAGCAAGAAGAAGTTGAGCTCCCTCCCATTACAGGCGCAAACATCAATAGCTCTCCTTCCAAAGATCTAGCAAGTACTCAAGAAATTTGTTCATCAGAACACGACCAACAGGCTAATAATACAGATGCTCCTAGGAGACATAGCACAAGAAAGCGACCACTGACCACCAGGGCTCTGGAAGCTCTCGAATCTGGTTTTCTTACAACCGAGACAGTAAAAAGCACGGTTAAACCAAGAAAACGTGAAAGATCTTCGAAGAGAAAACGGTCAGCTAAAGTGAGTAACAGAGCACAGCTTTTGCCAGACAATGGGATTGCAGCTATTATGGAGcaaagaggaggagaagaagaaagcaaagCAACAGCAAGTAACAACCCTTTGAATCAGATAGAGGATACAAAGCCTAGCTTTATTCTTAACGGAGCCACCACAACTGAGAGCAAGGCTCTGGACCAAAGACATGATTCAAAGCCAGTGAAAGCTGAACATCCTAAACTTCCACCGATCATTTTAAAGCTTTCACTTAAGCGTAGCAGAGCTTCAGAGACTTAA